CGGTACATGGTGCTTTTAAGGCGTTTTTCCCGGCTGATATCTTCCAACACCACTAAACCACCCCTGACTCCCCCTTCTGGGTTAGTTAAGGGATTGATGGTAAGATTGATGCTACGTTCTAATTCTTTCACCACATCAGCACTAAGGAACTCAGATTGAGCAGTGAGCGGTTGATTCCAAGGAATAAAAATATCTGGATTAGTGCGATCGCGCATCGCCAAAATTAACTGCTGATTTTTCAATCCTGAATGCAATCCTGAAGGATCAGTTTTATCACTATCCAATTGATATAAGCCCACCATCAGATTTTGTTCTGGGACATAATGTTTAGCAGCATATTTTAAACTATCTTCCAAACGCATTTGCAGAGTTTCAATGGGTACAACCTCCCACACTTTACGCCCCAGCAAATTTTCCTGCCATAACAGCTTATTTGGTATTCTGTTAGCTTCCTTCAAAGGACAACCCAGTAACTCTAGTGCCGCATCATTAATAGTAACTATTTGACCTTGCATATCTGTAGAAATCACAGCATCAGATAAACTCTGAAGGATATCTTTTTGATACTGTCTTTCTAACAAAACATTTTCAAATAAACGGGCGTTTTCCAAAGCTATCCCAGCTTGGATATTAAAAGCCCGCATAAACTCTTCATCTGAAGCCGTAAAACTGCCTTGTTCTTTATTAATTAATTGGGTGACACCGATTAACTCATTAGCCGAATTAAATACTGGTAAACATAAAATATTGCGAGTTACATACCCAGTTTTATTATCTGTAGTCGGGTCGAAGCGGGGGTCTTGGTAAGCATCGGGGATATTTAGTGCTTGACCTGTAGAGGCTACATAACCAGCAATACCACGGTTAGACGGAATACGGATTTCTATCAAGTTTTTGTCGTTAGCTGTTGCTACTTTCGTCCATAGTTCCCCCATCTCCTTGCGATACAAAAACAGCGTGCTGCGGTCTGCTTGCATCAAAATCCGGGCTTGTTCCATGACTATTTGCAAAGTTGCTTCCAAATCCAAACTTTGTCCTAAAGTCTGGGTCGCACGTAACAAAGCTGTTGCACCTCGTTGATTTCTAGCCGCTACATAGAAAGATTGGCAACTTTCCAAGATAATCCCAATCGAAGCAGCAAAGTCTAGAAAAGACTCTTCATCATCTTGATCAAAAGGAATATTTCCTGCTTTATTTGCCAGTTGTACAACCGCTACAGTTTGCTTTTTACTACTCACAACCGGCATACATAAAAGATTGTGAATTTTATAGCCCATTTGTTTTTCCAACTCTGGACTAAAAAGAGGATGAGTAGCGGTTTCAGGGATATTAAGATACTTACCTGTACTAGCTACATGACCAGGAATACCCACATTTAATGGAGTGCGGATTTCTAAGAATTTTTGATTATTATCTTGAGGAACTTTTGACCATAGTTGAGCTTTATCATAGTCAACTAAAAAAATAGCTGTATGTTCGGCTTGGAGAATTTGACCAATTTTCAGGGTAATGGCTTCTAGCACTTTCTCCAACATACCTTCTAGAGCTTCATTATTAATCAGATCAATAGCTCTGAGAAATTGCTGAAACTCAGCCGTAATAAAGTCTAGTAAGCAAACAAACTCGTTAACAGAAAGCTCTTGAACGCGACAGAGTAGGGACTGGGTGCGATTAACTTGAGTTAGTTCAGTTAATGTAGCCAAGACGCTACCAGCGTTAGGAAGTGTCATAAATAATTAAAATTTAAAAATTTAAAATCGTCATTAGTCATTAGTCATTAGTCATTAGTCATAGTCATTACTTATTAATTTTATAGTTTTGACTTTTGACTTAATAAATCTCCCCAGTCCCTATTCCCTTTTTAATTTTTTAACACTATTTTTTGATAGTAATCTTGCAACTGTCGTGTAGCAGCACTCCATCCCCATCTTTCTGCTTCCTTACGGGCATTCTCACGGATAATAGTTATTTCACGTCTGTGTTTTAACAACTTTATAGTAACATCAATAGCTTCTTGAATATCCCCTTTAGGGTCAAAAAGATAACCATTTACACCATCTGTAACAATATCAGGAATCCCACCAGAACGGGCTGCGACTACTGGACACCCAGCGGCCATAGCTTCTAGTAGCACTAATCCCAGTGTTTCTGTGCGAGAGGGAAAAATAAAGGTATCAGCACTAGCAAAGGCAGAACCCAACTCTTTACCCATTAGATAACCAACAAAATGGGTGTTTGTCCCAGCAAAGTGTTTTTCTAGATTTTGGCGATTTGGTCCATCTCCAACCAAGGCTAAACGCGCATCAGGAATAGCCTCTAAAATCGGTTTGATGCGCTCAATTTCTTTTTCAGCTGAAAGACGACCAACATAAAGTAGTAAGGGGCTTTCTGGATAATTTTGGGATAAGCGCGATCGCATTTCCGCACTAGCTAGATCAGGATGAAATAATTCTGTATCTACCCCCCGTTGCCACAAATCTAATCTTTCAATCCCATGTCCTGACAGTTCCTCTATCATTGCTGTCGAGGTACACAAATTTAACTCAGCTTGATTATGAGCGCCTTTAAGTAATTCCCAAAGTAAACCTTCTAACATTCCCAAGCCGTAGTGTTGCAGATATTGAGGTAGATGGGTATGGTAAGAAGCCACCAAGGGAACTTTTAAGACTTTACTATAAAAAATGCCTGATAATCCCAAAACTGCGGGATTAACCACATGAATAATATCCGGCTTAAATTCTTCTAAAGCGTGACCAATGGCAGGACGAGGAAGTGCTAATTTCAACTCTGGATATAGAGGCAGAGGAAAACCAGTAACACCGTAAACTTTCGCTCCTTTATGTTCCGTGATTCCACCTTCTGGGGCAAATACTAATACTTGATTTCCATCCCTTTGCAGATG
This portion of the Anabaena sphaerica FACHB-251 genome encodes:
- a CDS encoding GAF domain-containing protein, yielding MTLPNAGSVLATLTELTQVNRTQSLLCRVQELSVNEFVCLLDFITAEFQQFLRAIDLINNEALEGMLEKVLEAITLKIGQILQAEHTAIFLVDYDKAQLWSKVPQDNNQKFLEIRTPLNVGIPGHVASTGKYLNIPETATHPLFSPELEKQMGYKIHNLLCMPVVSSKKQTVAVVQLANKAGNIPFDQDDEESFLDFAASIGIILESCQSFYVAARNQRGATALLRATQTLGQSLDLEATLQIVMEQARILMQADRSTLFLYRKEMGELWTKVATANDKNLIEIRIPSNRGIAGYVASTGQALNIPDAYQDPRFDPTTDNKTGYVTRNILCLPVFNSANELIGVTQLINKEQGSFTASDEEFMRAFNIQAGIALENARLFENVLLERQYQKDILQSLSDAVISTDMQGQIVTINDAALELLGCPLKEANRIPNKLLWQENLLGRKVWEVVPIETLQMRLEDSLKYAAKHYVPEQNLMVGLYQLDSDKTDPSGLHSGLKNQQLILAMRDRTNPDIFIPWNQPLTAQSEFLSADVVKELERSINLTINPLTNPEGGVRGGLVVLEDISREKRLKSTMYRYLTPHVAEQVMALGDDSLMVGERKEVTILFSDIRGYTTLTENLGAAEVVSLLNQYFETMVESVFHYEGTLDKFIGDALMAVFGAPLPLTENHAWRAVQSALDMRRRLEEFNQRRIVQAQPQIHFGIGISSGEVVSGNIGSRKRMDYTVIGDGVNLSSRLEGVTKEYGCDIIISEFTYNLCSDLVWVRQLDKIRVKGKHQAVEIYELIGDRSTPLDASTQDFLYHYEAGRTAYISRNFTQAIASFEIAKRILPTDQTVAIHLERAYNYQKTPPPNSWDGVWTMATK
- a CDS encoding glycosyltransferase family 4 protein: MRIALFTETFLPKVDGIVTRLRHTVDHLQRDGNQVLVFAPEGGITEHKGAKVYGVTGFPLPLYPELKLALPRPAIGHALEEFKPDIIHVVNPAVLGLSGIFYSKVLKVPLVASYHTHLPQYLQHYGLGMLEGLLWELLKGAHNQAELNLCTSTAMIEELSGHGIERLDLWQRGVDTELFHPDLASAEMRSRLSQNYPESPLLLYVGRLSAEKEIERIKPILEAIPDARLALVGDGPNRQNLEKHFAGTNTHFVGYLMGKELGSAFASADTFIFPSRTETLGLVLLEAMAAGCPVVAARSGGIPDIVTDGVNGYLFDPKGDIQEAIDVTIKLLKHRREITIIRENARKEAERWGWSAATRQLQDYYQKIVLKN